A single region of the Arthrobacter sp. V1I7 genome encodes:
- a CDS encoding alpha-amylase family glycosyl hydrolase: protein MITVRFQYLSGLKGSLFRNARLAGTWNGWSDIPMQEILGEDGCPAFEVTVVFDDGMAGQEVHWGVRLDGPSGANRWAIATEDPNPHAVRTQRIFVLPSAGGHDTARYCLTVSRLYGAQKLYQYGKEHLRFAAWAPNAQAVDVVFGKKDNGYIYDDGRGIDPNRPLIQLHGVGGGIWASVPQADFSSYVGVPYMYRIRTAQGIVRMRTDIHSRWQIGRGAINPENPNHQPWDGDPGTLDGGVSCSVVIDQDVVREEFEPTTDPPKLITDEEFWLTEFTPAAPVPTRLTELVIYELHIGSLGFGRMDAGRLSDAMDFIPHLVSLGVNAVELMPVSETGGTFSWGYGDTHHFVIESSAGGRDKFKHFVRECHRNGIAVIQDVVYNHFDNTADRAEWQYDSDQPEQNIYYWYEGRSADYGNPDNGYLQNGSSGRTPRLWEENVRQLFTSSAAEFAAEFHVDGFRVDLTEAIHRDHWQEIDGSEVVAAQLFGHKLLREWSRTLNLIRPSALRIAEDHSGWDKITEPTDSGGMGFNATWLSDLYHDLIGDAANHEDKAKILHRAGFGTDDPVPLTQFCGSFARTGEAHVVYHESHDEAGNSKGTMRTIRAAVNDAVLYGPTRDTAEARTRVVAGISILSAGTPMFFMGEEIGARKPCKYDDIPGGREDILGERSGLGANLFRYYQDLIRLRRGSRALRSRTIDIIHASNDARVIAFVRSDGTTRELVIASLNNHPFAAGYTVRTTADRLAPGGWQEIFNSDSRFYGGTDLGNYSAMLPSQDGRIDVRLPANGLVVLRRT from the coding sequence ATGATTACGGTCCGATTCCAGTATCTCAGCGGCCTCAAGGGGAGCCTCTTCCGCAATGCCCGGCTGGCAGGCACGTGGAACGGCTGGTCCGACATACCCATGCAGGAGATTCTCGGCGAGGACGGCTGTCCGGCCTTTGAGGTGACCGTGGTTTTCGACGACGGGATGGCGGGGCAGGAGGTTCACTGGGGTGTCCGCCTCGACGGTCCTTCCGGCGCGAACCGGTGGGCGATCGCCACCGAGGACCCGAATCCGCATGCCGTCAGGACGCAGCGCATTTTCGTCCTGCCGTCGGCTGGAGGGCACGACACGGCACGGTACTGCCTGACCGTCAGTCGGCTTTACGGTGCCCAGAAGTTGTACCAGTACGGCAAAGAGCACCTTCGGTTCGCAGCGTGGGCACCGAACGCCCAGGCTGTGGACGTCGTCTTCGGAAAGAAGGACAACGGCTATATCTACGACGACGGACGCGGCATCGACCCGAACCGGCCGCTGATCCAGCTCCACGGGGTCGGCGGTGGCATCTGGGCGAGTGTTCCTCAGGCGGACTTCTCGTCCTACGTGGGCGTGCCCTACATGTATCGCATTCGAACCGCTCAGGGAATCGTCCGGATGCGCACGGACATCCACTCCCGGTGGCAGATCGGACGCGGCGCTATCAATCCGGAGAACCCGAACCACCAGCCCTGGGACGGGGATCCGGGCACCCTGGACGGGGGCGTGAGCTGCAGCGTCGTCATCGACCAGGACGTGGTGCGGGAAGAGTTCGAGCCGACCACCGACCCGCCGAAGCTGATCACCGACGAGGAGTTCTGGCTCACCGAATTCACCCCTGCCGCGCCGGTGCCGACCCGGCTGACGGAACTGGTGATCTACGAGCTCCACATCGGATCGCTGGGGTTTGGTCGGATGGACGCCGGAAGGCTCAGTGATGCCATGGACTTCATCCCTCATTTAGTGTCCCTTGGGGTCAATGCGGTGGAGCTCATGCCGGTGTCCGAGACCGGTGGGACCTTCAGCTGGGGCTACGGGGACACCCATCACTTCGTCATAGAGTCCAGCGCCGGCGGCCGGGACAAGTTCAAGCACTTCGTGCGGGAGTGCCACCGCAACGGGATCGCCGTCATCCAGGACGTGGTGTACAACCACTTCGACAACACCGCCGATCGCGCCGAGTGGCAATACGACTCCGACCAGCCCGAGCAGAACATCTACTACTGGTATGAGGGCCGGTCCGCCGACTACGGGAATCCGGACAACGGGTATCTCCAGAACGGATCATCGGGACGCACCCCGCGCCTGTGGGAAGAGAACGTACGCCAGCTCTTCACCAGCAGCGCGGCCGAGTTCGCAGCGGAGTTCCACGTCGATGGCTTCCGCGTGGATCTCACTGAGGCCATTCACCGCGACCACTGGCAGGAGATCGATGGATCGGAAGTGGTCGCTGCGCAGCTTTTCGGGCACAAACTGTTGCGGGAGTGGAGCCGCACGCTGAACCTTATCCGTCCCTCGGCTCTGCGCATTGCTGAAGATCACTCGGGGTGGGACAAAATCACCGAGCCCACGGATAGCGGCGGGATGGGCTTCAATGCGACCTGGTTGTCTGATCTGTACCACGATCTCATCGGCGACGCCGCCAACCACGAGGACAAGGCGAAGATACTTCACCGTGCCGGATTCGGGACCGACGACCCGGTGCCCTTGACCCAGTTCTGCGGGTCATTCGCCAGGACCGGAGAGGCGCACGTCGTCTATCACGAGTCCCACGATGAGGCCGGAAACTCCAAGGGCACCATGCGCACCATCCGCGCAGCCGTCAACGACGCCGTCCTGTATGGGCCCACGCGGGACACCGCCGAGGCGAGGACGCGCGTCGTCGCCGGGATCAGCATTCTCTCGGCCGGGACACCGATGTTCTTCATGGGTGAGGAGATCGGCGCTCGGAAGCCCTGCAAGTACGACGACATCCCAGGCGGACGGGAAGACATCCTGGGCGAACGTTCCGGCCTCGGGGCCAACCTGTTCCGCTACTACCAGGACCTGATCCGGCTCCGCCGGGGCAGCCGGGCCCTCCGTTCGCGCACCATCGACATCATCCACGCCTCGAACGACGCCAGGGTCATCGCCTTCGTCCGTTCCGACGGCACCACCCGTGAGCTCGTCATCGCGTCCCTTAACAACCATCCGTTTGCGGCGGGGTACACGGTACGAACGACGGCGGACCGGCTGGCGCCGGGAGGGTGGCAGGAGATCTTCAATAGCGATTCCAGGTTCTACGGCGGAACGGATCTGGGCAACTACAGTGCCATGCTGCCGAGTCAGGACGGGCGCATTGACGTGCGGTTGCCCGCCAACGGCCTCGTCGTCCTGCGACGGACGTGA
- the ggt gene encoding gamma-glutamyltransferase, protein MPTVRRRLAAITAALALSVTSGAAVTSPASADPRETEKTATAAGYGGAVSTVDPDASAAAIEVLRKGGNAADAAVAAAATLGVTEPYSAGIGGGGYFVFYSATTRRVSTIDGRETAPAAMPQNAFIDPATGKPYPFTPELVTSGVSVGVPGTPATWERALDRWGTLSLADVLEPAIKVATDGFVVDETFRLQTLENKLRFAAFTSTSSLFLPGGDAPAVGSVFQNPDLAETYRLLAKKGTRGFYRGALAAEIAATVRVPPKAPGTALPVPAGYLTTADLAAYRVLDQAPTHVDYRGLEIYGMAPSSSGGTTVGEALNILDTFNLSEMAPAGALHHYLEASALAFADRGKYVGDPAFVDVPTDALTDPRFGKERSCQIDPRHAAARTVPPGDVASYDGVCPATAAAPADERDTENISTTNLTVADKWGNVVEYTLTIEQTGGSGIVVPGRGFLLNNELTDFSTVYDPTDPNRIEPGKRPRSSMSPTIILKDGKPFLALGSPGGSTIITTVLQMILNRVDLGMSIAEALAAPRASQRNAATVTAESEFIAAYGSELAPYGHALVTPGAPSTSAAEIGAATAIEFESDGRMVAAAEPVRRGGGSAMVVKRSR, encoded by the coding sequence ATGCCAACTGTGAGACGTCGACTCGCTGCAATCACGGCGGCTCTGGCCTTGAGCGTTACCAGCGGCGCCGCCGTTACCAGCCCCGCGTCCGCCGATCCGCGCGAAACGGAAAAGACAGCGACGGCGGCCGGTTACGGCGGCGCGGTGAGCACTGTGGACCCGGACGCATCCGCAGCAGCGATTGAAGTCCTGCGCAAGGGCGGCAACGCGGCGGACGCGGCCGTCGCCGCAGCAGCCACCCTGGGCGTGACCGAACCCTACAGCGCCGGGATCGGCGGGGGCGGCTACTTCGTGTTCTATAGCGCGACGACCCGCAGGGTCAGCACCATCGACGGCCGCGAAACTGCTCCGGCCGCGATGCCCCAGAACGCGTTCATCGACCCGGCGACCGGCAAGCCCTACCCCTTCACGCCGGAGCTCGTCACCAGCGGCGTCTCCGTCGGCGTCCCCGGCACGCCGGCCACCTGGGAGCGCGCCCTCGACCGCTGGGGCACTTTGAGCCTCGCCGATGTCCTGGAGCCTGCCATCAAGGTAGCGACCGACGGCTTCGTGGTCGACGAAACGTTCCGCCTGCAGACCCTCGAAAACAAGCTCCGCTTTGCGGCGTTCACCTCGACGAGCAGCCTGTTCCTGCCCGGCGGCGACGCGCCCGCCGTCGGCAGTGTCTTCCAGAACCCCGACCTCGCCGAAACGTACCGGCTCCTCGCGAAGAAGGGCACGCGCGGCTTCTACCGCGGCGCGCTGGCGGCGGAGATCGCAGCCACAGTCCGGGTTCCGCCGAAGGCCCCCGGCACGGCGCTGCCCGTCCCCGCCGGCTACCTCACGACGGCGGATCTGGCAGCCTACCGCGTCCTGGATCAGGCGCCCACGCACGTGGACTACCGGGGCCTGGAAATCTACGGCATGGCGCCGTCGAGCAGCGGGGGCACCACCGTCGGGGAGGCGCTGAACATCCTGGACACCTTCAACCTTTCCGAGATGGCCCCGGCCGGCGCCCTGCACCATTACCTGGAGGCAAGCGCGCTCGCCTTCGCGGACCGCGGCAAATACGTGGGCGACCCGGCTTTTGTCGACGTCCCCACCGACGCACTCACCGATCCGCGCTTCGGCAAGGAGCGCTCATGCCAGATCGACCCGCGGCATGCGGCTGCGAGAACTGTCCCACCCGGGGATGTGGCCTCGTACGACGGCGTGTGCCCGGCCACCGCTGCTGCGCCCGCCGATGAGAGGGACACCGAGAACATTTCCACGACCAACCTGACGGTCGCGGACAAGTGGGGAAACGTGGTTGAGTACACCCTCACGATCGAGCAGACGGGCGGGTCCGGCATTGTGGTTCCCGGCCGCGGGTTCCTGCTCAACAACGAGCTGACCGACTTCTCTACCGTGTACGACCCGACTGACCCGAACCGGATCGAGCCGGGGAAGCGTCCGCGCTCCTCGATGTCACCGACCATCATCCTCAAGGACGGCAAGCCGTTCCTCGCGCTCGGCTCGCCGGGTGGATCGACGATCATCACCACCGTCCTGCAGATGATCCTGAACCGGGTGGATCTGGGCATGAGCATCGCGGAGGCGCTCGCGGCACCGCGTGCGTCACAGCGGAACGCCGCCACGGTCACGGCGGAGTCGGAGTTCATCGCCGCGTACGGAAGCGAGTTGGCACCGTACGGTCACGCCCTCGTGACGCCGGGTGCGCCGTCGACGTCCGCGGCGGAGATCGGCGCGGCGACAGCCATCGAATTCGAATCCGACGGACGCATGGTCGCCGCGGCCGAGCCCGTGAGGCGCGGGGGCGGTTCGGCGATGGTAGTTAAACGGTCGCGGTGA